The Lysinibacillus pakistanensis genome includes a window with the following:
- the argH gene encoding argininosuccinate lyase, translating into MFEDFRNKTQQEDGMIFPSNIYRKIVLQPAYDEAKKNFLSIMLQINIAHLKMLEEQGLIKKEEAKQIGVALKKLDLNYYRLEDYSPRYEDLFFRIENKLIELAGDVAGNLHIGRSRNDMGIAIYRMTLRKKLLLLMRELLTLHDDLIAAAEEHVDTIMIGYTHTQQAQPTTFAHYLKAVIDQLERDFERLQHVYKTVNRSSMGAAALTTTGFKISRERMRDLLAFDEIIENAWDAVAGADYIAEAASIVQLAALNLGRTSQDFLLWATQEFNAFTLASPYVQISSIMPQKRNPVSIEHTRSLLSAVVGDASTVLQMVHNTPFGDIVDTEDDMQPYLWRAIDRLLGIYKLFGSLVVTMNVNKKKLKNRAENSFANVTELADTLVRSEGISFRQSHSIVSKCIKVLLAHGEESLVSLTWGLANTQSKLITGKPLNISEEDFYNTLKPETFVGVRTLPGGPAPETMKASLEKSKVKAQDLYAWIHAKETKIIEAEKQLTVFLEDWNQ; encoded by the coding sequence ATGTTTGAAGATTTCCGCAACAAAACACAGCAAGAAGATGGGATGATTTTCCCTTCTAATATTTATCGCAAAATTGTCTTACAACCGGCCTATGATGAAGCAAAGAAAAACTTTTTATCAATCATGCTACAAATTAATATTGCACACTTGAAAATGCTGGAAGAACAAGGTCTCATAAAAAAAGAAGAGGCAAAACAAATTGGTGTCGCACTTAAAAAGCTAGATTTAAACTACTATCGCTTAGAGGATTACAGCCCAAGATATGAGGATTTATTCTTCCGTATTGAGAATAAATTGATAGAATTGGCTGGTGATGTTGCCGGAAATCTTCACATTGGCAGAAGTCGTAATGACATGGGTATTGCCATTTATCGCATGACACTAAGAAAAAAATTATTATTGCTTATGCGTGAATTATTAACATTACATGATGATTTAATCGCAGCTGCAGAGGAGCATGTTGATACTATTATGATTGGCTATACCCATACTCAACAGGCACAGCCAACAACCTTTGCTCATTATTTGAAGGCTGTTATTGATCAGTTAGAACGGGATTTCGAACGTTTGCAGCATGTCTACAAAACAGTTAACCGTAGCAGTATGGGGGCAGCAGCACTAACAACAACAGGCTTCAAAATTAGTCGAGAGCGTATGCGTGATTTATTGGCATTCGATGAAATTATCGAAAATGCCTGGGATGCTGTTGCAGGTGCAGATTATATTGCTGAGGCAGCAAGCATTGTACAGCTTGCGGCACTTAATCTTGGTCGCACATCACAGGACTTTTTACTGTGGGCTACGCAGGAGTTCAATGCCTTTACACTAGCAAGTCCATATGTACAAATTAGCTCCATCATGCCACAAAAACGTAACCCTGTTTCAATCGAGCATACTCGTTCATTACTCTCAGCGGTTGTTGGGGATGCTAGTACAGTATTACAAATGGTACATAATACACCGTTTGGAGATATCGTAGACACAGAAGATGATATGCAACCCTATTTATGGCGTGCTATTGATCGTTTACTAGGTATTTACAAACTATTTGGTTCACTTGTTGTGACAATGAATGTGAACAAGAAAAAATTAAAAAATCGAGCAGAAAATAGCTTTGCCAATGTAACAGAGCTTGCTGATACCCTGGTACGGTCAGAGGGGATATCCTTCCGTCAATCACATAGCATTGTCAGCAAATGCATAAAAGTACTGCTTGCTCACGGTGAGGAATCTTTAGTAAGCCTTACATGGGGATTAGCGAATACACAATCTAAGTTAATTACTGGTAAACCGTTAAATATTTCTGAAGAGGATTTTTATAACACTTTAAAACCAGAAACTTTTGTAGGTGTTCGTACATTGCCTGGTGGCCCAGCACCAGAAACAATGAAGGCGTCGCTTGAAAAATCTAAGGTAAAAGCTCAAGATCTTTATGCCTGGATTCATGCAAAGGAGACAAAAATCATTGAGGCAGAAAAACAATTAACTGTATTTTTAGAGGACTGGAATCAATGA
- a CDS encoding ABC transporter permease, protein MNKTPINSPKENIWSRIMYSNGFVYILIAPLFLVLFAYVVYPFYQTFLQSFSGDDPFFSYKKFFDLASPANLEALWTSLYISVISVICCAIVGVTMAFLLERYDFPGRRLLSILILVPMALPPLVGVLSFTFLYGESGIFPRAFQYLFGLDQVPFSLKGIWGVIVVHTFTMYTYFYLTASAAIKGLDPALEEAATSLGAGRIRIWTKVILPMLTPSIVASSLLVFMISMASYTAPLMFGVERTMTMQIYLSRTNGNLDMAATQSMILSFVSISFLLLMRWYQNRRNYQNLSKGVSIHRSEVSSKGMKIAATTASFIGTLILILPIIVLVLISFSVDGAWKTQILPTEYTMSHYVALFTDERTWRPIWNSIQMGVVATIGNIIFGVAAAYAMIRLNFKGKTLLDILIMVPWALPGTVVAVNLIAAFSTENVFAFNQVLIGTFWILPLAYFIRHLPLVFRSTSASLVQLDQSIEEASRGLGATWWYTFSRIVVPLTFTGILAGTLLALVQSIGEFVASILIYSTSTIPLSVAIFQKLYSFKFGTACAYGVLQICLILIVLIISEKLSKGSAGSAI, encoded by the coding sequence ATGAACAAAACGCCCATCAACTCTCCTAAAGAAAATATATGGTCACGAATTATGTATTCAAATGGGTTTGTATATATCCTTATTGCGCCATTATTTTTAGTATTGTTTGCCTATGTGGTTTATCCCTTCTATCAAACTTTTTTACAGAGTTTTTCAGGTGATGATCCATTTTTCTCCTATAAAAAATTTTTTGATCTGGCTAGCCCCGCCAATTTAGAAGCATTATGGACTAGTCTATATATTTCAGTCATCAGTGTTATATGCTGTGCAATTGTCGGTGTGACAATGGCATTTTTACTGGAACGTTATGATTTTCCTGGAAGACGGCTGCTATCAATTTTAATATTAGTACCCATGGCTCTTCCACCGTTAGTAGGTGTGTTGTCCTTTACATTTTTATATGGGGAAAGCGGTATCTTTCCACGCGCCTTCCAGTATTTATTTGGATTGGATCAAGTACCCTTTTCATTAAAGGGAATTTGGGGAGTTATCGTTGTCCATACGTTCACGATGTATACCTATTTCTATCTGACTGCCTCTGCAGCTATAAAGGGGCTGGACCCAGCATTAGAGGAAGCAGCTACGAGCCTTGGCGCTGGACGTATCCGCATATGGACAAAGGTTATATTACCGATGCTGACCCCCTCAATAGTGGCATCCTCATTGTTAGTATTTATGATATCTATGGCATCCTACACGGCACCATTAATGTTCGGTGTAGAGCGTACCATGACAATGCAAATTTATTTATCTCGTACGAATGGCAATTTAGATATGGCAGCGACACAATCTATGATTTTATCCTTTGTGTCTATCTCCTTTCTGTTGCTAATGCGTTGGTATCAAAATCGCCGAAACTATCAAAATCTAAGCAAAGGCGTCAGTATCCATCGATCAGAAGTATCTTCAAAGGGAATGAAAATAGCTGCCACTACTGCATCGTTCATTGGTACCTTAATTTTGATTTTACCCATTATCGTGCTTGTATTAATTTCATTTTCCGTGGATGGTGCATGGAAAACGCAAATTCTCCCAACTGAATACACAATGAGTCATTATGTAGCACTGTTTACAGATGAACGCACATGGCGACCCATTTGGAATTCTATACAGATGGGTGTTGTTGCAACGATTGGTAATATAATTTTTGGGGTTGCAGCTGCTTACGCTATGATACGATTAAACTTCAAAGGTAAAACATTACTTGATATACTAATTATGGTACCATGGGCATTGCCAGGGACAGTTGTTGCTGTTAACTTAATTGCAGCCTTTAGTACTGAAAACGTCTTTGCTTTTAATCAGGTGCTTATTGGGACGTTCTGGATTTTGCCATTAGCTTACTTTATTAGACATTTACCGCTTGTCTTTCGCTCGACATCCGCTTCACTTGTACAATTAGATCAGTCTATTGAAGAAGCATCACGAGGCCTAGGTGCCACTTGGTGGTATACGTTTAGTCGAATCGTAGTACCGCTTACCTTTACTGGAATTCTTGCAGGAACATTATTAGCGCTTGTCCAAAGCATTGGTGAGTTTGTAGCATCCATTCTTATTTACAGTACATCTACTATTCCACTGTCCGTCGCTATATTCCAAAAACTATATTCATTTAAATTTGGAACTGCCTGTGCTTATGGTGTTTTACAAATTTGTTTAATTTTAATTGTACTGATTATTTCTGAGAAGTTATCTAAGGGCAGTGCTGGCTCGGCCATCTAA
- a CDS encoding ABC transporter ATP-binding protein — translation MRSVKIENVSKQFGQVHGVKNLSLDIKAGEFFTFLGPSGCGKTTTLRMIAGFYYPTAGKILFDDQDVTRLQPNKRNIGMVFQNYALFPHMTVDENIAFGLQVRKLTKSEIKQKVDRIRGLVHLDPYGNRKINELSGGQQQRVALARALVIEPDILLLDEPLSNLDAKLREETRIEIKRIQSELGVTTIYVTHDQMEAMAMSDRIMVMENGYIKQIGSPQEVYHRPLSRFVANFIGETNLIEATIDAIDDEYIQAKTANGLVLTGRKHQSPLTLSHMIGDKVFISIRPESIHLDKGDNTLTGKISFVEFTGISVNYIVDFHEFSLKVMIVNSSDSLKKIGEDITLNIPYDALYFLGE, via the coding sequence TTGAGAAGTGTCAAAATAGAGAATGTCTCTAAGCAATTTGGTCAGGTGCATGGTGTAAAAAATTTAAGTCTTGATATTAAAGCTGGGGAGTTTTTTACATTTCTTGGTCCGAGTGGCTGTGGTAAAACAACCACTTTGAGAATGATTGCCGGCTTCTACTACCCAACAGCGGGGAAAATTCTATTTGATGATCAGGATGTGACTCGGCTTCAGCCCAATAAACGGAATATCGGTATGGTGTTTCAAAACTATGCTCTATTTCCCCATATGACGGTTGATGAAAATATAGCCTTTGGTTTACAGGTTAGAAAACTTACCAAAAGTGAAATAAAACAAAAGGTCGATCGAATTCGAGGGCTTGTTCATCTAGATCCATATGGAAACCGAAAAATCAATGAGCTATCAGGCGGCCAACAGCAAAGGGTCGCATTGGCAAGAGCTCTTGTGATTGAGCCAGATATTTTACTACTTGACGAGCCTTTATCGAATTTAGATGCAAAATTGCGTGAGGAAACTAGAATTGAAATAAAACGAATTCAAAGCGAGCTTGGTGTTACAACTATTTATGTGACGCATGATCAAATGGAAGCCATGGCCATGTCTGATCGCATTATGGTGATGGAAAATGGCTATATCAAGCAGATTGGTTCCCCTCAGGAAGTTTATCATCGCCCTTTAAGCCGCTTCGTTGCAAATTTTATCGGTGAAACAAACCTAATCGAAGCAACTATTGATGCTATTGATGACGAGTATATACAAGCAAAAACAGCAAATGGCCTTGTTCTCACCGGGCGAAAGCACCAAAGCCCTCTAACTTTATCGCATATGATTGGAGACAAAGTGTTTATCTCTATTCGTCCAGAATCGATTCATCTTGATAAAGGTGACAATACTTTGACTGGTAAAATTTCTTTTGTTGAATTTACTGGAATTAGCGTGAATTATATTGTCGATTTTCATGAATTTTCGCTAAAAGTTATGATTGTTAATTCAAGCGATTCATTAAAAAAGATTGGTGAGGATATTACGTTAAATATTCCGTATGATGCATTGTATTTTTTAGGGGAATAG
- a CDS encoding N-acetylglucosamine kinase, with protein MTKWLLIVDGGATKTACAVVHAESGEIKYSNSTKGSNYQAIGTESATAVLQSLLANVYDFLQKQEDSKIEVATFALSGIDSSKDHEIVSAIVQQAISSTSLQVDTLIIENDAQATLLGVTAEQAGALLIAGTGAIAYAFDGSKIARAGGWGHRAGDEGSGYWLGQEVIRAIFKMEDGRGEPTILKNAVYHYLRIQNVTELAAWLFNPSYTNAQLAKMGAFLADAVTKKDPCAIQISMQAAHELVLLACAVLKKIGYNGGAFTLYCNGGAIKHNPIIFKTFSQEMKSMYPQIEVSLCHHQPIYYIIERTKRAYDNL; from the coding sequence ATGACGAAATGGCTCCTTATTGTTGACGGTGGTGCTACTAAAACGGCTTGTGCAGTCGTACATGCCGAATCTGGTGAAATTAAATATTCAAATTCCACAAAGGGCTCCAACTATCAAGCAATTGGTACTGAATCAGCTACAGCAGTATTGCAATCCTTACTAGCAAATGTATATGATTTTTTACAAAAACAAGAGGATTCAAAAATTGAGGTAGCGACCTTTGCATTGTCTGGGATTGATTCTTCTAAAGATCATGAAATTGTATCAGCTATTGTTCAACAGGCCATCTCCTCTACTTCATTGCAAGTCGATACACTTATTATTGAAAATGATGCACAAGCTACTTTACTAGGGGTCACTGCTGAACAAGCAGGTGCTTTACTCATTGCAGGCACGGGTGCCATTGCGTATGCCTTTGATGGCTCTAAAATTGCACGCGCTGGTGGTTGGGGACATCGCGCAGGGGATGAAGGTAGCGGCTATTGGTTAGGACAAGAAGTAATTCGTGCTATTTTCAAGATGGAGGACGGACGCGGGGAACCAACCATCCTAAAAAATGCAGTCTATCATTATTTACGCATTCAAAATGTTACGGAACTAGCTGCATGGCTGTTCAATCCATCTTATACAAATGCACAGCTCGCAAAAATGGGCGCATTTTTGGCAGATGCAGTAACTAAAAAGGATCCTTGTGCCATTCAAATATCCATGCAAGCTGCCCATGAATTAGTGCTTTTAGCTTGTGCAGTATTGAAAAAAATTGGCTATAATGGTGGCGCATTTACCCTTTATTGCAACGGTGGTGCTATTAAGCATAACCCAATTATTTTTAAAACCTTCTCTCAGGAAATGAAATCCATGTATCCACAAATTGAGGTTTCCTTATGCCATCATCAGCCTATTTATTACATTATAGAGCGTACAAAAAGAGCCTATGACAATTTATAA